The DNA window CAGTCCAATGGATGCAGCGCGTGTACCGCACGCCCCAAACATTACTTCCCACCTCTCCACACTGTATCAGTGTATCTACAATTGTGTCCCAACTCCCATGTATAATAGATACAGAGATGCAGATACATATAAACAACTGTAAAATTTActacaaaacaaaaacaaaaatctttttttcttccaaCACTCTGAACTATGGAACTATGTAGCTGTCTATCAAAGACTAAAAGATTAAAGGGAATAAAAAGACCCCCAAATCCcggaaaaataaaaacaagaggaaagaaaacagCTCTTCCAAGTCCCAACtctcataaaaatccataacaAAAGCATCAGCAAACAGTACTCCTAATAATAGctgaaaagaagaaaacaagatCCACCTCGAACACCCCTCCCCATAAAccacacaccccccccccctccccagCCCCCCCTTTCTCTTCCCCAAGACAAAAACACCAATTAACCACCCCTGGATCCTCATCAAAATCTTGCACTTTCTTCTTCCCCTCTTcctcccctctctctctctctcttccaaAACTCAATCTTTTGTTTCCTAGAGGGAGAGGtacaagaaataagaaaatttgagaaGTTTCCAAAACTTCTACCGTCCTTCCCAATTTTCTACACTCCTTTTAGCTCCCCCTTCACAGTACTAAAGTTTTAGTAGTAATCATTTTtcatcatcctcatcatcatcatcattaataatctccttttcttgatttttgagTGTTCCAATTTGGACGATACTCCGAACCCACAAAATTTTTTCCCTGTATCGAATAAATTAACCATCCCAAAAAGAGGATCTTTTTTTCGGtggagaaaaggaagaaaaagaaaagaaaaatatgagggagGATGACTCAAATTGGTTTGCTAAATGGGAGGAAGAACTCCCTTCTCCAGAAGAGCTGACGCCTTTGTCCCAAACCCTAATCACCCCTGATCTAGCTGTATATTTCGATATTCGAAATCCCAACAGCCCgcatcaccaccaccaccatcagCAGAatccgccgccgccgccgccgcctcCTCCGGCGCCGTCCCAAGGTCAGAATACTCCCTCCTCTCAGCCCAACTCATCTGCGGAGTTTGACTCCTCTGAGCTGGGTGGGACTGGCGGAGGGAGTGGAGGAGCAGGGGCGGGTTCAGGAGGCGAGGAGCCAGCTAGGACCCTGAAGCGGCCCCGGCTCGTGTGGACGCCACAGCTTCACAAAAGATTTGTGGATGCTGTGGCCCACTTGGGGATCAAGAATGCTGTCCCCAAAACTATAATGCAGTTGATGAGTGTAGATGGGCTAACACGCGAAAATGTCGCCAGCCATCTGCAGAAGTATAGGCTGTATTTGAAAAGAATGCAGAGTATTTCGAGTGGTGGCGGCAATGGTGGTGGTGTGAATGGTAATGCTTCAATGGCTGCAGCTGGAAGCGAACCAGATTTGTTTGCGAGTACGCCTGTTCCACCACACTTTCTGCATCCAGGCAGGCCGAATTCGGACCATTTCTTGCCTTTTGTGCCTATGACAATGCAGCATCATCATCAGATGGCAACAGTGGTGGGGCACCACCATCCTCACCCACAGCTACAGCAGCAGTTTAGGGATTTCGGTACATCCCCGCCTAATGGGCAGTTTGAGCATCGATTTTTGCCCAGGCAATCACAGCAGCAGGTTCAGAGGATGGGGACACCAGTGCATAGTAATACTCCTGTAATGCCATCTTACGTGGAGGATTTGGAATCAGCTACGGCTGCTAGTGCGAATGGGAGGAAAGTTCTCACCTTGTTTCCAACTGGGGATGATTGAATTTGGGGTAACTGCTGACTTTTCTTTGTGTATTGTCGATCATCAATTTGGGTTCTTAGTCCTGTGAAAAATTGTATTTGGAGTAACTTTTTAGTTTCTAATTTAGCAATTTACCTTTCATTGTGCTGTTTCTAGTTGTTCATGGTATTGGGTTCATCATGGACTTGTGGATGCTTTGTTTAGATTTTGGTGTTGTCTTCAGGGAGGTCATCGTTGCATTTGGCGTTAATGGTTAGGGGATCAGTGCATAGTATCAGTTCTGGAGTCTTTTAGTTCAATTCCATGAACTCCTGCAAGTGTAATTAAGTTGCGGATAGCATTTTGTCATCTCCAATTCTACTTCTGGTGGCAGACAAGCCAGTTATTGATGGTGTCTCTATTTTATCCATTCTGCTTCTAGTGACGGATAATGACCATGATGTCACTCTGGGCGGCAATAATGTAATCAGCTCTATGTGGCTTTCTTAGAGGATTTGCTGAAGTCCATGGTAGCCTGTAAGGGCAGCAAAGAATGATGTTGGAAAACAAGCATGGCGTAGATATGTCCTCTAGTTATCTTAGACTCAGATCAAATCCATGGATATTAAATATGGTATTGCAGTTTTGGCAATGTCCAGAATCTCCACCATTAGGAACTTATATATCTTGTTTTCTAGTTTTGTATCTTGTAGAGATGAGTCCTGCTTGCTGTAAATTGTGTGGTTTGATAGCAGACTTTTAAACCCTGTAACTGGGGAATCTTTTAGCAAAGAATAACAATTCTAATGTTATTAACATGTTTCCTTAATTGCAATATAGGCCATGTTTTCTATAAATACTCTTTACTTCACATACAAAGAATACATCTTTCCTTAATAGCTGTTTTCTTTAGTCAACTGCATCAATATTCTGTTTTTGACTGGTACAGAGAATTCAGAATTTAAGGCTCTTAGTTTTGTAAGGTAACTAAATTTTGCATTATCTTCACTTACATACACATCTCGGCTTGTAATCAACCTGTTTGTGTTAATCAGAAAATCTCTTCTCCTTGTTCATCTTGTAACTCAAGAATACTGAATaagtttttgtttctttatctGGTGCTTTTACTCCACACAAATTTTGCTAATAGCTTGAGCTTTAAATATatgtctgtgtgtgtgtgtttttgtgttTATGTGGCAAGAGATTTATATTCTGATCTGGTACTGGATTCTTTGTTTTATGCTTGGAAAGAGGTTGTTTGTCCAATATATTAGTAGATTCCTTCCATCTCTACCTCTTTTTCATGACTTCAGAGATGTCATTATTTCTGAAATATCTCATACACGTCCAGATTAGATTAAGCAAACTGATGCTTCTACATTCTTGGTTCTTTGGATCTTGAATTTCCCTTTCTGTTTATTGAGCAATTGGATATGGAATTTAAATCGAAGAAGAAGAGCTGCGAGATGAAAAGTGACAATATAAGAAGCGTAAAATCGATTAGCAATGCATCCGTAGACACATATATTTGACAATCATCAATGATGAACCTTGTTCTTATCATATTGAGAGATTATTGACCTCAAAAAGATTGGCATAGATGACGCATGTATAGAGTCAAAGGTGCTTTTTACCAGATGTTTTTCTGTTGGTCGATTTGAAAACTAAAAGTTCAAGTTGGGGGCAAGCTTTCCTCATGAAGTTGCCAATCTCATAACAGACTCCGCCAATTCTTTCATTGAACTGTCATCTTGACACTGTAGTGTACATTATCTTTATGCAGTTCTGACTACTTTTGACAGCTCATCAGGATTTGAGAACTGAAAATCAACGTCTAGTTTATGGACATTAGAGTGGTAATCCCTCATTTCATCTACCGAAATCTCTAAATCTTAAATCTAATTTGATTATCATTTGCAATCTGTTGCCTGCGTGGGGTTATGATTCTAGTCAGTTTAATCCATTTTTAGTCCTATTTGAGCTTTTAAAATTCATCAGGTTGGATTATAGGTATTCGTGTTATTGCACccaagattttttctttttttctttgctgCTCGTATTGTTTCTTCATTTCAGTGTGACTGAATCTGCAGCACTATGTTGACACAGGCATCAAGTGTTTAACAATTTTGCTTCCTAGTCTTTCACTTGTACGATGTTGATCAAAGGAGTAATGTTTTCTGCAGTTTCTTTTGGTGCTTGCTAATATGTAGGACATTCAGGATACAGTATCTGTTCATAAATTGTTTCTGCAATATATTCCAATTTTAAGAACCTTCATTGGAGGCATCTTAAGggccatttttctttttcttttttttttttcgcggCTTGTTTAATTTGTATAGAACAGAAGAATTCTTTAAACAAAACCTGAAGTTAAGCTCAACTTTCTTTGATAAATTGCAAGCTGAGCTGAGAGGAGAAGTTAAAATAATGTACCTTGGTTACGAGTTCTGAGTTGCCATTAGCTGTGAATGCCTTTTGCTATCATCTTTTCGTCCATTGCTTGACTTTGGAATACCTCAAATCTCACGGGTCTGGTTTTTCAATTCATGACCTCGCTGGACCTTAAGGGACCCCTTCAGTcagtgtgtatgtgtgtgtgtgtgtgtgtttttcaACTTTGAAGGGGCTAAATTTCTGATCAAATTTCGAGG is part of the Coffea eugenioides isolate CCC68of chromosome 6, Ceug_1.0, whole genome shotgun sequence genome and encodes:
- the LOC113774987 gene encoding transcription factor MYBC1-like produces the protein MREDDSNWFAKWEEELPSPEELTPLSQTLITPDLAVYFDIRNPNSPHHHHHHQQNPPPPPPPPPAPSQGQNTPSSQPNSSAEFDSSELGGTGGGSGGAGAGSGGEEPARTLKRPRLVWTPQLHKRFVDAVAHLGIKNAVPKTIMQLMSVDGLTRENVASHLQKYRLYLKRMQSISSGGGNGGGVNGNASMAAAGSEPDLFASTPVPPHFLHPGRPNSDHFLPFVPMTMQHHHQMATVVGHHHPHPQLQQQFRDFGTSPPNGQFEHRFLPRQSQQQVQRMGTPVHSNTPVMPSYVEDLESATAASANGRKVLTLFPTGDD